The following coding sequences lie in one Acropora palmata chromosome 3, jaAcrPala1.3, whole genome shotgun sequence genomic window:
- the LOC141876478 gene encoding uncharacterized protein LOC141876478, whose translation MRRARVCVIGAGAAGLAATRHLTACQLNVFDVSVFEQASCIGGTWVYNENTGSDESGLPIHSSIYKNLRTNLPKEVMAFPDFPFPSEWSSYITRQQVLSYLEDYAAKFNLSKYIYFNSVVRKVRPLDRGGSRDPQWQVVVENTLTKEYRTLQFEAVVVCNGHFSVPHEPVILGVDSFPGLVMHSHCYRRPDTFQGKRVVILGGSFSGQDICLEVAECADMVYLSHKKFISSKLLGNVEQHRPISSVSGDGTVQFDDGQQRKADAILLCTGYRFSFPFLDHECGIQVANNRVTHLYKHIFDIKYPSLSFIGIPLRVCVIFTLINLQAQFITSVLGKQRHLPSEDEMRADEESELQERLCCGLHEKYAHDLAEGQFDYNNTIAQLVGADRPGSFHESICKHMYNRVSQSLMSYKTDEYKLTSDGMWTFKEFHT comes from the exons ATGAGACGAGCTCGAGTGTGTGTAATTGGAGCTGGGGCTGCAGGACTAGCGGCTACCAGACATCTTACAGCATGTCAGCTGAATGTGTTTGATGTTTCTGTGTTTGAACAAGCTTCTTGCATCGGTGGAACATGGGTCTATAATGAAAACACTGGTTCTGATGAAAGTGGCCTTCCAATCCACTCCAGTATCTACAAAAATCTCAG aaccAATCTGCCCAAAGAGGTGATGGCATTTCctgattttccttttccttcagAATGGTCATCCTACATAACTCGCCAACAAGTTCTCAGTTATCTGGAAGACTATGCTGCCAAGTTTAATTTGTCTAAGTACATTTATTTTAACTCTGTTGTCAGAAAAGTTCGACCTCTTGACCGAGGAGGCAGTCGAGACCCACAATGGCAAGTCGTTGTGGAAAATACTCTCACTAAAGAGTATCGAACTCTTCAGTTTGAAGCAGTTGTTGTTTGTAATGg ACATTTTTCTGTGCCTCATGAACCGGTAATTCTTGGTGTGGATTCTTTTCCTGGCCTTGTCATGCACAGTCATTGTTATCGACGTCCAGATACATTCCAAGGAAAACGTGTTGTTATTCTTGGTGGCTCCTTTTCTGGTCAGGATATTTGTCTTGAAGTTGCTGAGTGTGCAGATATGGTGTACCTCAGCCACAAAAAGTTTATATCTTCTAAACTTCTAGGCAATGTAGAGCAACACCGCCCTATATCTTCTGTGTCCGGTGATGGTACTGTTCAATTTGACGATGGACAGCAGAGGAAGGCGGATGCCATCTTACTTTGCACTGGATATCGGTTCTCCTTTCCCTTTCTAGATCATGAATGTGGTATTCAGGTAGCAAACAACCGAGTTACTCATCTTTACAAACACATTTTTGACATCAAGTACCCGTCGCTCTCCTTTATTGGGATTCCCCTCAGAGTGTGCGTAATCTTCACTCTGATTAATCTACAAGCTCAGTTTATCACATCAGTGTTGGGCAAACAAAGGCATTTGCCATCTGAAGACGAAATGAGGGCTGACGAGGAAAGTGAGCTCCAAGAGAGACTTTGCTGTGGTCTGCACGAAAAATATGCGCATGATTTGGCAGAAGGGCAATTTGATTATAACAACACTATTGCTCAGTTAGTTGGAGCAGACAGACCTGGGTCTTTTCACGAAAGTATCTGCAAACACATGTATAATCGTGTGTCACAAAGCTTGATGAGTTATAAGACTGACGAGTATAAGCTGACCTCTGACGGAATGTGGACATTTAAAGAGTTCCACACGTGA
- the LOC141876494 gene encoding uncharacterized protein LOC141876494: protein MVESIFGGKATHPLGCLEREVFQTPLVAERRLSVQSTHLKTISETGDDSAPVHGAKSDLKFQNVVIEGQTGYRRPRTKSLPAIYRDGSYLRIKPATTSSLSCQKRRYSEPAVFTAKQIIHRLARRSSDNNSSFSDESESGFCKRSPAPQEMDGDYSAKSERTRQDLSTPRRHSDPMCYLTEHNTKSGLPMARLGKTKNKVLPEVTVLSIQSHTPSQMRKDDAAESSVKLARRRKSSLVPVPFTLPAKGTKKLVHNCSFSRPISFPPSKKESKRHYSLPSLNLKHASTFFTSERDYTLDVDSDEKNNSQIQRQTSEGGEEDFDDKYVGNEDILVQWMKFFG, encoded by the coding sequence ATGGTTGAAAGCATTTTCGGGGGCAAAGCTACGCATCCCTTAGGATGCCTCGAAAGAGAAGTGTTTCAGACTCCACTGGTAGCCGAGAGAAGGCTCTCTGTACAATCAACTCACTTGAAAACAATATCAGAAACTGGTGATGATAGTGCTCCAGTCCATGGCGCAAAGAGCGATCTCAAATTCCAAAATGTCGTTATCGAAGGACAAACTGGCTACCGTCGCCCTCGAACTAAGTCCCTGCCTGCTATTTACAGGGATGGCTCGTACCTTAGAATAAAACCAGCTACAACTTCTTCTCTTTCCTGCCAGAAGCGCAGATATTCCGAGCCAGCTGTTTTCAcagcaaaacaaattattcaCCGCTTAGCACGTCGTTCAAGTGACAATAATTCTAGTTTCAGTGATGAAAGTGAAAGCGGATTCTGTAAGCGATCTCCCGCACCGCAAGAGATGGACGGTGACTACAGCGCAAAAAGCGAAAGAACAAGGCAGGACTTATCGACACCAAGAAGACATTCAGATCCTATGTGCTATTTAACCGAACATAACACGAAATCAGGGTTGCCGATGGCGCGACTgggaaagacaaaaaataaagtgCTCCCCGAAGTCACAGTGTTATCAATACAAAGTCACACACCATCACAAATGCGAAAGGATGATGCAGCTGAGAGCTCTGTGAAACTTGCTAGGCGACGAAAGTCATCTCTCGTACCAGTTCCATTTACTTTACCAGCAAAAGGAACTAAAAAACTGGTACataattgctctttttctcggcCAATTTCGTTCCCTCCAAGTAAAAAAGAGAGCAAACGACACTACAGTCTACCATCATTGAACTTAAAACATGCAAGCACGTTTTTCACGAGTGAACGTGACTATACTTTGGATGTGGACTCAGACGAGAAGAATAACTCGCAAATTCAACGGCAGACAAGTGAAGGCGGAGAGGAAGATTTTGACGACAAATACGTAGGGAATGAGGACATTTTAGTTCAATGGATGAAATTTTTTGGCTGA
- the LOC141876487 gene encoding serine/threonine-protein kinase PDIK1L-like — translation MELLNGELFPGKRSSALLRLLEDNTSKMQSLMSLPLNSSVKVGERRVVIQQRLGNGAFGVVYKVKETATSRMYAMKDILCLNKSAIRNALREVQTMCRTSHVSVIQINEADLFTDAIGLHVLILTEYCAGGTLNERLKWLSGDELNLKWIRQTAAALSYLHSCNVVHRDLKADNVLLTATEDVKLADFGLAREFIALKRNEEQILSDDGSWMTTYSQYYMNSGVGPMHWVAPEFFDRHYTEKADVFSFGTLIYGILERDYISIRGKRYYGAFKTIPGEGKVGLGCAMKHDRNIRIQFSLNAQGSNVLQRIALEAMEYDKNARPSAGEISERVQSAESITLHAPPAPQESQGCCG, via the coding sequence ATGGAGTTGCTAAACGGGGAGCTCTTTCCAGGAAAACGATCTTCCGCTTTGCTTCGCTTGCTCGAGGACAACACAAGTAAAATGCAGTCCTTAATGAGTCTTCCGTTAAATTCAAGTGTCAAAGTAGGAGAAAGACGGGTTGTAATTCAGCAACGACTCGGCAACGGAGCCTTTGGTGTCGTTTACAAAGTCAAAGAAACTGCAACTTCCAGGATGTACGCAATGAAAGACATCCTGTGCTTGAACAAATCAGCTATTCGCAATGCCCTTCGCGAAGTTCAAACGATGTGCCGGACTTCTCATGTTAGCGTCATCCAAATCAACGAAGCAGACTTGTTTACTGATGCTATAGGTCTTCATGTACTCATTTTGACTGAGTATTGCGCTGGCGGAACCCTGAACGAGCGCCTTAAATGGTTGAGTGGAGATGAACTGAATTTAAAGTGGATTCGTCAAACGGCTGCAGCTCTTTCCTATCTCCATTCATGTAACGTGGTCCACCGTGACTTGAAGGCCGACAACGTTCTCTTGACTGCCACAGAAGATGTGAAGTTGGCCGATTTTGGTTTGGCTCGAGAGTTCATCGCACTGAAACGAAACGAGGAACAGATCCTTTCCGATGATGGCTCGTGGATGACTACCTATAGTCAGTACTATATGAACTCAGGCGTTGGTCCAATGCATTGGGTCGCTCCAGAATTCTTTGACCGCCATTACACAGAGAAAGCAGACGTGTTTTCGTTTGGTACCCTCATCTACGGGATCTTGGAGCGGGATTATATCAGCATCCGTGGAAAGAGATATTACGGTGCCTTCAAGACCATTCCAGGAGAGGGTAAAGTGGGCCTTGGATGTGCAATGAAGCATGATCGAAACATCAGGATCCAGTTCTCCCTAAATGCCCAAGGCTCCAATGTTCTGCAAAGGATAGCACTTGAAGCCATGGAGTATGATAAAAATGCGCGACCAAGCGCCGGAGAGATCAGTGAGCGAGTCCAAAGCGCAGAAAGCATCACACTCCATGCTCCGCCAGCGCCTCAAGAGTCTCAAGGCtgttgtggctga
- the LOC141876504 gene encoding uncharacterized protein LOC141876504, with product MDDVSVEFVKDLVVTQRKTHFEVSLLLKEAYPDRRGLSLRSVRRFCLKNGIHAQNRLSNDELEQCTKEVVARVGPTWGRKMVKGYMASCGITAGDKRVGRALSVVSPLYQAQRNSNTARKTNPFPYHADYFGHKLHMDQNEKLAMYGLTEVSACDGYSGKIVAFATMPVKNNVLIYEHIYRTASSSMAFGIN from the exons ATGGACGACGTAAGCGTCGAGTTTGTAAAAGATCTTGTTGTGACTCAGCGGAAAACACACTTTGAAGTTAGTTTGTTGCTAAAAGAAGCATATCCCGATAGGAGAGGACTCAGTTTGAGGTCAGTTCGAAGGTTTTGTTTAAAGAATGGGATACACGCGCAAAATCGCCTGTCTAATGATGAATTGGAACAGTGCACCAAGGAAGTTGTTGCACGG GTTGGACCCACATGGGGTCGAAAAATGGTGAAAGGATATATGGCCAGTTGTGGTATAACAGCTGGTGACAAGCGTGTCGGAAGAGCTTTGTCAGTTGTGTCTCCTCTGTATCAAGCCCAGAGGAATTCCAACACTGCCAGGAAAACCAATCCCTTTCCTTACCATGCTGACTATTTTGGTCACAAGTTGCACATGGACCAAAATGAGAAACTGGCAATGTATGGTTTAACTGAAGTCAGTGCATGTGATGGCTATAGTGGAAAGATTGTGGCTTTTGCAACAATGCCAGTGAAGAACAATGTATTGATCTACGAGCACATTTACAG